The Candidatus Marinimicrobia bacterium CG08_land_8_20_14_0_20_45_22 genome includes the window CCTGATCGACCGCGTAGCAACCACCGTAGTACCTTTTTCCGGGATAACCTTCGGCGTATTTATTGGTCATAACGCATCCGGCGGCTTCTAAAACTGCCGAACTGACAAAATTCTCGGAAGCGATCAGTTCAAGCGTCCAGCGTTCTCTCTCAAGTTCACTTGAAATGGCGGACAATACTTCCGGGTCTTGTTGACGTAAAAACGGAAAATCCATTTGCCTAATTCTCCAGATTCATCATCTTTTCGATTCTCTTTTCGTGTCTGCCGCCTTCAAAATTCGTCTCTATCCATACTTGAAATATTTGCTTTGCTACTTCAGACTCCGTAAAACTCCCACCGAGACACAGCACGTTGGCGTTATTGTGCAGACGACTCAGTCGGGCAATTTCCGACGAGTAACATAACGCCGCACGAATCCCGTTAATTTTATTGGCGGAAATGCTCATCCCAACGCCGGTTTTGCAGATCAGAACGCCAAAGTCCGCAATTCGCTTAGCAACGTCTTGCGCGACTTTTTGCGCATAATCTGGATAATCCACAGGGTCGGTTCCGTCAGTTCCGCGGTTTATCGTCTCATATCCGAGGCTTTTAGCAAATTCAATAAGCGCAATTTTCAGAGCAACGCCACCATGATCGGCGCCAAATGAAATCTTCATCAGTTTTTCTTTACATCGACCTGAATAAAGTTGTAACAGGTAGATT containing:
- the rpiB gene encoding ribose 5-phosphate isomerase B is translated as MKISFGADHGGVALKIALIEFAKSLGYETINRGTDGTDPVDYPDYAQKVAQDVAKRIADFGVLICKTGVGMSISANKINGIRAALCYSSEIARLSRLHNNANVLCLGGSFTESEVAKQIFQVWIETNFEGGRHEKRIEKMMNLEN